The nucleotide sequence CACAAGTATTTAACCAAACTCTTCTAGTCCAAATTTGATTATGCACAAAAACTAAATTCCCTAGTGCAAGTAACTCCTCATCTCATCAAACCAACTTGAAAACCTTATTGAACTATTAAGCATAAACTATATTTGTTTCTATATTCAGTATATTACCTATGTCCTTGTGTATGTCTCATAAACAAACTGTGCAGCCAGCATATCAACAACAGCAGAACCAACAGACTTAAAAACAGTAATTTCCTCTGAACTGCTTCTCCCAACCTTATCACCTCTAATAAGCTCCAATAAATTCCCTCCAATTTCATCTTCCTTGATCACTCCCCTTTCAAAAGCACCAACCAGCTCCCCTGCTTCAACCAATGCAGCCTCATTGTCAACAAAAACTTTCCCCCTTTTCAAAGCCTCATCATCACATTCCTTCATCGAATGCTTAAACGAACCAACCAAATCCAAATGAGCTCCAACTTTCAACCTCTCACCCTTCACAAGCGCTGCCTCCGAATTAGTAGCACAGCTCACAATATCCCCAAATCCAACAACCTCATCCAAATTCCCACAACCCTCAAAACTCAACCCTGAAAGTGGAAACTCATCACTTTCACTCAATTTTTTCGCCAAAGTTTTCGCCTTTTCAACGGTCCTATTCCAAATAAACACTCTTTTCAAACTGGGTCTAGCTGAAAAATGAGCTTTAATCAAATGAGGTGCCAGAGCCCCAGCACCAACCATAACAAGAATCTCACTATCATCTCTAGCTAAATACTTAGAAGCCAATCCAGAAACACAAGAGGTTCTATAAAGTGTAAGTTCAGTGGAATCCATTGAAGCTAGGGTTTGACCAGTTGTTGAATTGAAAAGGACATAGCTACCTTGAACACCTGGTAAATTCTGTGAAGAGTTTTCAGGGAAATGGGTCACGAGT is from Medicago truncatula cultivar Jemalong A17 chromosome 1, MtrunA17r5.0-ANR, whole genome shotgun sequence and encodes:
- the LOC11419735 gene encoding protein SAR DEFICIENT 4, whose protein sequence is MLSQAIITFIPFSHCMSEIQRPITPHKITNLTNNNNIIRVQFQSNNNHSKTRNKLPNFSSMASTNKDQITLSSSPIFISTENLRTILTHQTLINHIQSNLPKASTFLQTPIRQHYNLSPSSSLLLMPSWSSTPSFPYIGVKLVTHFPENSSQNLPGVQGSYVLFNSTTGQTLASMDSTELTLYRTSCVSGLASKYLARDDSEILVMVGAGALAPHLIKAHFSARPSLKRVFIWNRTVEKAKTLAKKLSESDEFPLSGLSFEGCGNLDEVVGFGDIVSCATNSEAALVKGERLKVGAHLDLVGSFKHSMKECDDEALKRGKVFVDNEAALVEAGELVGAFERGVIKEDEIGGNLLELIRGDKVGRSSSEEITVFKSVGSAVVDMLAAQFVYETYTRT